A portion of the Achromobacter sp. MFA1 R4 genome contains these proteins:
- a CDS encoding FUSC family protein, with protein sequence MTSLLTRWRAAVRNVLWLDALQAAAISAAPVILAVLVHEPRLGWTAIAAFWACFGDPGGPLRKRAGSMLALGLIGALFCLLASASAAHLWLLLPLTFVCCTFGGLLRVLGPAAAIVGTLLSAGFVVAAELPAPTLLESLWYTLFFLAGAVWAILMTALVWRRRPWKDATHAVAHSYRGLADFADALARMYSGLAPAGGPQAWSAVVRPQRSAQRAALEAARVRIREVLDARPSRRARAHQLLYLLDSAEDSFIALVAAADLLESNAPRWLGRSAGAHLSHALHRYASVCNAIASTSDVNDAKQAECLRERLAHYNAGLRDLRGGAMAYAPDLATVVPVLDRLLHTAQAVMHALFDQGPAPAAPAQTGGDASGARQAWRTLRQNLRFESDAFRHALRVGVGATIAVALSKTFAVNHGYWMSLTLVFILQPYFATTWQRTLERVAGSVAGAIGASLLGLLLSTPLSVALAVLPIALGTFAARTIHYALFTFFLTSQFVLVSHIQQPEIYEPMLAALRAFNSVLGGILALLVGFLVWPEKEPRQLAGALARALQCHADYALALTHEKSGAGAARDIVGLRRLACLSADNAEASLQRLQQNPVHRDRNVDTAVNLLNAMRRITAAGTVLEIQPGLPADSPAAAALRNYGTTLAHVLHPDGPAPAKEARGLNVPPAIAAAEPSLAAPLDRIGQQARQIRQLRQQVQREQPAS encoded by the coding sequence GTGACTAGTCTGCTTACCCGTTGGCGCGCCGCCGTGCGCAATGTGCTGTGGCTCGACGCCCTGCAAGCCGCCGCCATCAGCGCGGCCCCCGTCATCCTCGCCGTGCTGGTGCACGAACCGCGCCTGGGCTGGACCGCCATCGCGGCGTTCTGGGCATGCTTCGGCGACCCCGGCGGCCCCTTGCGCAAGCGGGCCGGGTCCATGCTGGCGCTGGGCCTGATCGGCGCCCTGTTCTGCCTGCTGGCCAGCGCCAGCGCCGCGCATCTGTGGCTGCTGCTGCCGCTCACCTTTGTCTGCTGCACCTTCGGCGGGCTGCTGCGCGTGCTGGGCCCGGCGGCCGCCATCGTCGGCACGCTGCTGTCGGCCGGTTTCGTGGTGGCCGCGGAGCTGCCCGCCCCCACGCTGCTGGAAAGCCTTTGGTACACCCTATTCTTCCTGGCCGGCGCGGTGTGGGCGATTCTCATGACCGCGCTGGTGTGGCGCCGCCGCCCCTGGAAGGACGCCACCCACGCGGTCGCGCACAGTTATCGCGGCCTGGCCGATTTTGCCGACGCGCTCGCGCGCATGTATTCCGGCCTGGCGCCCGCTGGCGGCCCGCAGGCCTGGAGCGCCGTCGTCCGGCCCCAGCGCAGTGCGCAGCGCGCCGCCCTGGAAGCGGCCCGGGTCCGCATCCGCGAGGTGCTGGACGCCCGCCCGTCGCGTCGCGCCCGCGCCCATCAATTGCTGTACCTGCTGGACAGCGCCGAGGACAGCTTCATCGCGCTGGTCGCCGCCGCCGACCTGCTGGAGTCCAATGCGCCGCGCTGGCTGGGCCGCAGCGCGGGCGCGCACCTGTCGCACGCGCTGCACCGCTACGCCAGCGTCTGCAACGCCATCGCCAGCACCTCCGACGTCAATGACGCCAAACAGGCCGAATGCCTGCGCGAGCGCCTGGCCCATTACAACGCCGGCCTGCGCGACCTGCGCGGCGGCGCCATGGCCTATGCGCCGGATCTGGCCACCGTGGTGCCCGTCCTGGACCGCCTGCTGCACACCGCCCAGGCCGTCATGCACGCGCTGTTCGACCAGGGTCCCGCGCCCGCCGCGCCCGCCCAGACCGGCGGCGACGCCAGCGGCGCGCGGCAGGCCTGGCGCACGCTGCGCCAGAACCTGCGCTTCGAGTCCGACGCCTTCCGCCACGCCCTGCGCGTGGGCGTGGGCGCGACCATCGCCGTGGCGCTGTCCAAGACCTTCGCCGTCAACCATGGCTACTGGATGTCGCTCACGCTGGTGTTCATCCTGCAACCGTATTTCGCGACGACCTGGCAGCGCACCCTCGAGCGCGTCGCCGGCAGCGTGGCGGGCGCCATCGGCGCCTCGCTGCTCGGCCTGTTGCTCAGCACACCGCTGTCCGTGGCCCTGGCGGTGCTGCCCATCGCGCTGGGCACCTTTGCCGCCCGCACCATCCATTACGCGCTCTTCACCTTTTTCCTGACCTCGCAGTTCGTGCTGGTCAGCCATATCCAGCAACCCGAGATCTACGAGCCCATGCTGGCCGCGCTGCGCGCGTTCAACAGCGTGCTGGGCGGCATCCTGGCGCTGCTGGTGGGTTTTCTGGTGTGGCCCGAAAAAGAGCCCCGCCAGCTCGCCGGCGCCCTGGCCCGCGCGCTGCAGTGCCATGCCGACTACGCGCTTGCCCTCACCCACGAAAAGAGCGGCGCCGGGGCCGCGCGCGACATTGTCGGGTTGCGCAGGCTGGCCTGCCTGTCGGCCGACAACGCCGAGGCGTCTTTGCAGCGGCTGCAGCAAAACCCGGTGCACCGCGACCGCAACGTGGATACCGCCGTGAACCTGCTCAACGCCATGCGCCGCATCACCGCCGCGGGCACGGTGCTGGAAATCCAGCCGGGGCTGCCCGCCGACTCGCCCGCCGCCGCCGCGCTGCGCAACTACGGGACCACGCTGGCGCACGTGCTGCATCCGGACGGGCCGGCCCCTGCAAAGGAAGCCCGCGGCCTGAACGTGCCGCCCGCCATCGCCGCGGCCGAGCCGTCGCTCGCCGCGCCCCTGGACCGCATCGGGCAGCAGGCGCGGCAGATCCGGCAATTGCGCCAGCAGGTGCAACGCGAGCAGCCCGCCTCCTAG
- a CDS encoding universal stress protein, whose translation MYRRISVHLDHGFDCSRRTTLALGLARRHKAELVGVYASSAPPQYYYGESVMMSRTLNVMKDLQAQNRAAVQNAFLEAAANADIPAIVRAGESSPSATVALHGRATDLIIVSQQNRDDVEAAHENEFVEQTLLSAGRPVMVLPSSGQFAVVGDRVLLCWDGSREAARALADAAPLLRGATQLVVLTMDEGAATRNVDSIPFEDLVTYCVAHGIPAPDHVRRDIKGVGVGSTILNAAADYSADLIVMGAYGHSKFREWAMGGATASILKSMTVPIMFSH comes from the coding sequence ATGTACCGCCGCATTTCCGTCCACCTGGACCACGGTTTCGACTGCTCGCGCCGCACCACGCTGGCGCTGGGCCTGGCCAGGCGCCACAAGGCCGAACTGGTGGGGGTCTACGCCAGCTCCGCACCGCCGCAGTACTACTACGGCGAATCCGTGATGATGTCGCGCACGCTCAACGTCATGAAGGATCTGCAGGCGCAGAACCGCGCCGCGGTGCAGAACGCGTTCCTGGAAGCGGCGGCCAACGCCGACATCCCGGCCATCGTCCGCGCCGGAGAGTCCTCGCCCAGCGCCACCGTCGCCCTGCACGGCCGCGCCACCGACCTCATCATCGTCAGCCAGCAGAACCGCGACGACGTCGAGGCCGCCCACGAGAACGAATTCGTCGAACAGACCCTGCTATCGGCGGGCCGCCCTGTCATGGTCCTGCCCTCCAGCGGCCAGTTCGCGGTCGTGGGCGACCGCGTCCTGCTGTGCTGGGATGGCAGCCGGGAAGCCGCCCGCGCGCTGGCCGACGCCGCGCCGCTTCTGCGCGGGGCCACGCAACTGGTCGTCCTGACCATGGATGAAGGCGCCGCCACCCGCAACGTGGATTCCATCCCGTTCGAAGACCTGGTCACCTATTGCGTCGCGCACGGCATTCCCGCGCCCGACCACGTGCGCCGCGACATCAAGGGCGTGGGCGTGGGCAGCACCATCCTGAACGCCGCCGCGGACTACAGCGCCGACCTGATCGTCATGGGCGCGTACGGGCACAGCAAATTCCGCGAATGGGCGATGGGCGGCGCCACCGCGTCCATCCTCAAAAGCATGACGGTGCCCATCATGTTTTCGCACTGA
- a CDS encoding 2-hydroxyacid dehydrogenase, whose protein sequence is MPIALLILIDSVQDYLPAIEAQGFRPILAPCDQTRAQAIARHGAEIRAVLTRGATGLRADEMAAMPQLSLVCSLGVGYENIDLAAAQARGLVVTHGPGANAVSVADHAMALLLGAARRLPQADAWVRQGHWSGFMGPQVTGKRLGILGLGTIGLEIARRGANGFGMRVGYFNRRARPESGYAYFDSPRALAAESDFLVVATPGGAGTHHLVDAAVLEALGPEGYLINIARGSVVDTQALIAALSERRIAGAGLDVVDGEPAVPDALKRLDNVVLTPHSAGRSPEAVAATVALFLENARAHFAGKPVLTPVRDAQPAAA, encoded by the coding sequence ATGCCCATTGCGCTACTGATCCTGATCGACAGCGTCCAGGACTATCTCCCCGCCATCGAAGCCCAGGGCTTTCGCCCGATTCTCGCTCCCTGCGACCAGACCCGTGCCCAGGCCATCGCGCGGCATGGCGCCGAGATCCGCGCCGTGTTGACACGCGGTGCGACCGGCCTGCGCGCCGACGAGATGGCGGCCATGCCGCAACTGAGCCTGGTGTGTTCGCTGGGCGTGGGCTATGAAAACATCGACCTGGCGGCCGCGCAGGCGCGCGGCCTGGTGGTCACGCACGGACCGGGCGCCAACGCGGTGTCGGTCGCCGACCATGCGATGGCGCTGCTGCTGGGCGCCGCGCGCCGGCTGCCGCAGGCCGACGCCTGGGTCCGGCAGGGACACTGGAGCGGCTTCATGGGGCCGCAGGTGACCGGCAAGCGCCTGGGCATCCTGGGCCTGGGCACCATTGGCCTGGAGATCGCGCGCCGCGGCGCGAACGGCTTTGGCATGCGCGTGGGCTACTTCAACCGCCGCGCCCGCCCGGAATCGGGGTATGCGTACTTCGACAGCCCGCGCGCGCTGGCCGCCGAATCGGATTTCCTGGTGGTGGCGACGCCCGGCGGCGCAGGCACGCATCATCTGGTGGATGCGGCGGTGCTGGAGGCGCTGGGGCCCGAGGGCTATCTGATCAACATCGCGCGCGGCAGCGTGGTCGACACCCAGGCGCTCATCGCCGCGCTGTCTGAACGGCGCATCGCGGGCGCCGGGCTGGACGTGGTGGATGGCGAACCGGCCGTTCCGGACGCGCTCAAGCGCCTGGACAACGTGGTGCTGACGCCGCACAGCGCGGGGCGTTCGCCCGAGGCCGTGGCGGCGACCGTGGCGCTTTTCCTGGAAAACGCCCGGGCGCATTTCGCGGGCAAGCCCGTGCTGACGCCCGTGCGCGACGCGCAGCCCGCCGCCGCTTGA
- a CDS encoding DUF3309 family protein — MSTILLIILILLLIGAVPAWPHSRSWGYYPSGLLGIVVIVLIVLLLMGRI; from the coding sequence ATGTCGACCATCCTCCTGATCATCCTGATCCTGCTGCTTATCGGCGCCGTGCCGGCGTGGCCGCACAGCCGCAGCTGGGGCTACTACCCCAGCGGCCTGCTGGGCATTGTCGTGATCGTGCTCATCGTGCTGCTGTTGATGGGACGGATATAG
- a CDS encoding DNA topoisomerase IB, with protein MSPRTHPEQAPPPIEPASLIYVDDTQAGYTRVRVNGHTFHYVDAQGRRIADDAEIQRINALAIPPAYENVWICPSPRGHLQATARDARGRKQYRYHAAWTAVRDATKYQNLLSFGHALPRIRRQVERDMKIPGLTQDKVIAVLVRLLEITLIRIGGREYARANKSYGLTTLKRRHTTVAGSRLRFQFQGKSGVAHDVTVTDRRLARVIKQCLDIPGQQLFQYLDADGARRPIDSGAVNAYLREAGGGEYTAKHYRTWAGSVMAYAALQARPFVDERQAKQEAVDVIKQVSKRLANTPAVCRTCYVHPAILQAYLTGTLPRPTAAPPGPRGLAADERRLLAFLHDQAADDA; from the coding sequence ATGAGCCCCCGCACGCACCCAGAACAGGCGCCGCCGCCCATCGAGCCGGCCTCGCTGATCTACGTGGACGACACGCAGGCGGGCTACACGCGCGTGCGCGTCAACGGCCATACCTTCCACTATGTCGATGCGCAAGGCAGGCGCATCGCCGATGACGCCGAAATCCAGCGCATCAATGCGCTGGCGATTCCGCCGGCCTACGAAAACGTGTGGATCTGCCCATCGCCGCGCGGGCATCTGCAGGCCACGGCGCGCGATGCGCGCGGGCGCAAGCAATACCGCTACCACGCCGCCTGGACGGCGGTGCGCGACGCCACTAAATACCAGAACCTGCTGTCCTTCGGCCATGCCCTGCCCCGCATCCGCCGCCAGGTCGAACGCGACATGAAGATCCCCGGGCTGACGCAGGACAAGGTGATCGCCGTCCTGGTGCGCCTGCTGGAGATCACGCTGATCCGCATCGGCGGGCGCGAGTACGCCCGCGCCAACAAGTCGTATGGCCTCACGACGCTCAAGCGCCGACACACCACCGTGGCCGGCAGCCGCTTGCGCTTCCAGTTCCAGGGCAAGAGCGGCGTCGCGCACGACGTCACCGTGACGGACCGCCGCCTGGCGCGCGTCATCAAGCAGTGCCTGGACATTCCCGGCCAGCAGCTCTTCCAGTATCTAGACGCGGATGGCGCCCGGCGTCCCATCGACTCGGGCGCCGTCAATGCCTACCTGCGCGAGGCGGGCGGCGGCGAGTACACCGCCAAGCACTACCGAACCTGGGCGGGCTCGGTCATGGCGTATGCCGCCCTGCAGGCGCGGCCGTTCGTCGACGAGCGGCAGGCCAAACAGGAAGCGGTGGACGTCATCAAGCAGGTGTCAAAACGGCTGGCAAACACCCCCGCCGTCTGCCGCACCTGTTATGTCCATCCCGCGATTCTGCAGGCCTATCTGACCGGCACGTTGCCGCGTCCCACCGCGGCGCCGCCCGGCCCGCGCGGCCTGGCCGCCGACGAGCGCCGCCTGCTCGCCTTCCTGCACGACCAGGCGGCTGACGATGCCTGA
- a CDS encoding four-helix bundle copper-binding protein yields MRDPNFEQCVQACYECAVACDACAAACLQEDATAMKQCIGLCTDCAAICRLCAAMLGRNGEFAHALCTPCAQVCDACARQCAAHDAEHCKICAGACIACTLACRDMVEA; encoded by the coding sequence ATGCGAGACCCAAACTTCGAGCAATGTGTGCAAGCCTGCTATGAATGCGCGGTGGCGTGCGATGCGTGCGCCGCCGCCTGCCTGCAGGAGGATGCGACCGCCATGAAGCAGTGCATCGGACTGTGCACGGATTGCGCCGCGATTTGCCGCCTCTGCGCGGCGATGCTGGGCCGCAATGGCGAGTTTGCCCATGCGCTGTGCACGCCGTGCGCGCAGGTCTGCGATGCCTGTGCCCGGCAATGCGCCGCGCACGACGCCGAACACTGCAAGATCTGCGCCGGCGCCTGCATCGCCTGCACGCTGGCATGCCGAGATATGGTCGAGGCGTAA
- a CDS encoding YqjD family protein translates to MATTNTPMPSDFPENGPDNRGAYRRSRHPESWIDELEATLSDSSATDLEALKARLSDQLQATRRSLRDASDNAHDLMRETLDCTEEYIHARPWQAVGLAAGAAFLLGVIVGRQ, encoded by the coding sequence ATGGCCACGACGAATACCCCCATGCCTTCCGACTTCCCCGAGAACGGCCCCGACAATCGTGGCGCCTACAGGCGCTCCCGGCATCCGGAAAGCTGGATCGACGAGCTGGAAGCCACGCTCAGCGATAGTTCGGCGACGGACCTGGAGGCCTTGAAGGCGCGCTTGAGCGATCAGCTCCAGGCCACGCGCAGAAGCCTGCGCGACGCGTCTGACAACGCCCACGACCTGATGCGTGAAACGCTGGATTGCACCGAGGAATACATCCACGCACGCCCCTGGCAGGCGGTCGGGCTGGCGGCCGGCGCGGCCTTTCTGCTGGGCGTGATCGTCGGCCGCCAATAG
- a CDS encoding SDR family oxidoreductase, producing the protein MSTPKSAQTGDRPHPTPPMPGQHLDEQPGVEADMALKPQYQAPGYQGSGKLQDKIAIITGGDSGIGRAVAVLFAREGADVAVAYLDEHEDARETSQAVQAEGRQCLLIPGDVQDPAFCNEAVAQVVKHFGKLDILVNNAAYQQHTDTLPEITDEKWDRTLRTNITAYFYMARAALPHLKAGDAIINTGSVTGLNGSAALLDYSATKGAIHAFTRSLAANLAGQGIRVNAVAPGPVWTPLNPADRSAEAIKSFGAKTDLGRPAQPEEIAPAYVFLASPQCASYITGIVLPITGSAGD; encoded by the coding sequence ATGAGTACACCCAAAAGCGCCCAGACCGGCGACCGCCCGCACCCCACCCCGCCCATGCCCGGCCAGCATCTGGACGAGCAGCCAGGTGTCGAAGCCGACATGGCGCTCAAACCGCAGTACCAGGCGCCTGGCTACCAGGGCAGCGGCAAGCTGCAGGACAAGATCGCGATCATCACCGGCGGCGATTCCGGCATCGGCCGGGCCGTTGCGGTGCTGTTCGCGCGCGAGGGCGCGGACGTCGCCGTCGCTTACCTGGACGAACATGAAGACGCCCGCGAGACCAGCCAAGCCGTCCAGGCCGAAGGCCGCCAATGCCTGCTGATACCCGGCGACGTGCAGGACCCGGCGTTCTGCAACGAAGCTGTCGCGCAGGTCGTCAAGCATTTCGGCAAGCTCGACATCCTTGTCAATAACGCGGCCTATCAACAGCACACCGACACGTTGCCGGAGATCACCGACGAGAAATGGGACAGGACGCTGCGCACCAACATCACGGCCTATTTCTACATGGCGCGCGCGGCGCTGCCGCACCTGAAGGCCGGTGACGCAATCATCAATACGGGATCGGTCACGGGCCTGAACGGCAGCGCCGCCCTGCTGGATTATTCGGCGACCAAGGGCGCCATCCACGCGTTCACGCGATCGCTGGCGGCCAATCTTGCCGGCCAGGGCATCCGCGTGAACGCCGTGGCGCCAGGCCCGGTCTGGACGCCGCTAAACCCGGCGGATCGCAGCGCCGAGGCCATCAAGTCGTTCGGCGCAAAGACCGACCTGGGCCGGCCCGCGCAACCGGAAGAAATTGCGCCCGCTTATGTGTTCCTGGCCTCGCCGCAATGCGCCAGCTACATCACCGGCATCGTGCTCCCCATCACGGGAAGCGCGGGCGACTGA
- a CDS encoding DUF4142 domain-containing protein, whose product MTLAARTPGDTTMKRLSISSIAAWVVAAVMLAGAAQTVLAAELAASDARFLQAAAGSGLFEVQAAALAEKRAKDAQVRTFAEKMRTQHAAVNQEIKALAAAKNVSLPDEPSEPDRATLERLRAMTGAAFDQLYVEKAALDAHAIANRLFDTAAKEAEDAQVRQFAARTLPMLRDHYAMSRTLVGEPAGHGDRIQPAPKGEAPAISPASREAPASVVPQK is encoded by the coding sequence ATGACGCTTGCCGCCCGCACGCCTGGAGACACCACGATGAAGCGACTCAGCATATCTTCCATTGCCGCATGGGTTGTGGCCGCCGTCATGCTGGCCGGGGCGGCGCAGACCGTGCTGGCCGCGGAGCTGGCGGCGTCCGATGCGCGATTCCTGCAGGCGGCCGCGGGATCGGGCCTGTTCGAAGTGCAGGCGGCGGCGCTGGCTGAAAAGCGCGCCAAGGATGCGCAGGTGCGCACGTTTGCCGAGAAAATGCGGACGCAGCATGCGGCCGTCAACCAGGAGATCAAGGCCCTGGCCGCGGCAAAGAATGTGTCGCTTCCGGATGAGCCTTCCGAACCGGACCGCGCCACGCTGGAGCGGCTGCGGGCGATGACGGGCGCCGCGTTCGACCAGCTGTACGTCGAAAAAGCGGCGTTGGACGCCCATGCGATCGCCAACCGGTTGTTCGACACCGCGGCCAAGGAAGCGGAGGATGCGCAGGTCCGGCAATTCGCGGCCCGGACATTGCCGATGCTGAGGGACCACTACGCCATGAGCCGAACGCTTGTGGGGGAACCCGCGGGCCACGGGGACAGGATCCAGCCCGCGCCCAAAGGCGAGGCGCCCGCGATCTCGCCGGCTTCCCGCGAGGCGCCGGCCTCGGTCGTGCCGCAAAAATAG
- a CDS encoding DUF378 domain-containing protein has protein sequence MEISRNEDPSAQDDPPDAEPQPDAEGSRRGLSVLDWSALMAVVAGGLNCGLIAAVNLDVAAKLLPNPTAARVVYGVVGLAALHCVVLLFRLAEEARDAPG, from the coding sequence ATGGAGATTTCCCGCAACGAGGATCCGAGTGCCCAGGACGATCCCCCGGACGCCGAGCCCCAACCCGACGCCGAGGGGTCGCGGCGCGGCCTTTCGGTGCTGGATTGGTCGGCGCTGATGGCGGTGGTGGCCGGCGGCCTGAACTGCGGCCTCATCGCCGCCGTCAACCTGGACGTGGCCGCCAAGCTCCTGCCGAATCCAACCGCCGCGCGGGTCGTGTACGGCGTGGTCGGACTGGCGGCATTGCATTGCGTCGTGCTGCTGTTCCGTCTGGCCGAGGAGGCGCGGGATGCGCCGGGCTAG
- a CDS encoding sigma-54 dependent transcriptional regulator, which produces MPHLLIVDDDDAIRETLAEIGRESGFTVALAASVKDAMIQLERQAPDLVLTDVRLPGGSGMDIFKNVAVHSAEVVVMTGHGTVDNAVQALRLGATDYLVKPICMERLEEILKRIMANSGGEMPGTPFEEPGRFGKLFGKSERMLELYRQIGRVAPTNVTTLLIGESGTGKELAAHAIHELSPRRQRPFIAVNCGAISPNLIESEMFGHERGSFTGADRQHKGYFERADGGTLFLDEVTEMPLDLQVKLLRVLETGQFMRVGTNREIACDIRVIAATNRNPEQAVQEGKLREDLYYRLSVFPIELPALRDRGSDILFLAERFLQTLNEESGKTKLFSPEAAAALEQYEWPGNVRELKNFVRRAFIMADGDVMDLEMLVPQVSPTGETAGSQVSVPVGETLAEADRRLILATLERCNGVKKQAAAVLGISPKTLYNRLEEYAAAGYTLPGENSRPGNAARESA; this is translated from the coding sequence ATGCCTCACCTGCTTATCGTTGACGACGACGACGCGATACGCGAAACATTGGCCGAAATCGGCCGCGAGAGCGGGTTTACAGTGGCCTTGGCGGCCAGCGTCAAGGACGCCATGATCCAGCTCGAACGACAGGCGCCGGATCTGGTGCTCACTGACGTCCGCCTTCCGGGCGGCAGCGGGATGGACATCTTCAAGAACGTTGCCGTGCACAGCGCCGAGGTCGTGGTCATGACCGGCCACGGCACGGTGGACAACGCGGTCCAGGCCTTGCGCCTGGGCGCGACGGACTATCTGGTCAAGCCCATCTGCATGGAGCGCCTGGAGGAAATCCTCAAGCGCATCATGGCCAATTCGGGCGGCGAAATGCCCGGCACCCCGTTCGAAGAGCCTGGACGCTTCGGCAAGCTGTTCGGCAAATCCGAACGCATGCTGGAGCTGTACCGCCAGATCGGGCGCGTGGCGCCCACCAACGTCACCACCTTGCTGATCGGCGAAAGCGGCACCGGCAAGGAGTTGGCTGCGCATGCCATCCACGAACTCAGTCCGCGCCGCCAGCGGCCGTTCATCGCGGTCAACTGCGGGGCGATTTCGCCCAACCTGATCGAAAGCGAAATGTTCGGGCACGAGCGCGGCAGTTTTACCGGCGCCGACCGCCAGCACAAGGGCTATTTCGAGCGCGCCGACGGCGGGACCCTGTTCCTGGACGAAGTCACCGAAATGCCGCTGGACCTGCAGGTCAAGCTGCTGCGCGTCCTGGAGACTGGGCAGTTCATGCGCGTGGGCACCAATCGGGAGATTGCCTGTGACATCCGGGTCATTGCCGCCACCAACCGCAACCCGGAGCAGGCCGTCCAAGAGGGCAAGTTGCGCGAGGACCTGTACTACCGGCTGAGCGTGTTCCCCATTGAATTGCCCGCCTTGCGCGATCGCGGCAGCGACATCCTCTTTCTGGCGGAACGCTTCCTGCAGACGCTGAACGAGGAATCCGGCAAGACCAAGTTGTTCTCGCCCGAGGCCGCCGCGGCCCTGGAGCAGTACGAATGGCCCGGCAATGTGCGCGAGCTGAAGAACTTTGTGCGGCGCGCCTTCATCATGGCCGATGGCGACGTGATGGATCTGGAAATGCTGGTGCCGCAGGTGTCGCCCACGGGCGAGACGGCGGGCAGTCAGGTCAGCGTTCCCGTTGGCGAGACCCTGGCCGAAGCGGACCGGCGCCTGATCCTGGCGACGCTGGAGCGATGCAATGGCGTGAAAAAACAGGCGGCCGCCGTGTTGGGCATCAGTCCCAAGACGCTGTACAACCGCCTGGAAGAGTACGCCGCGGCGGGCTATACACTGCCGGGCGAAAATTCCCGGCCGGGCAACGCCGCCCGGGAATCTGCCTAG
- a CDS encoding sigma-54-dependent Fis family transcriptional regulator has protein sequence MATRNTATRNTAPPALSAFADTSGMSPQMRKLGNQIALAAATDASVFIIGESGAGKEIVARAIHEASERRDQPFVAVNCGAISGSLAHAELFGHEKGSFTGAVSQNAGYFEYASGGTLFLDEVTEMPPDMQVHFLRVLEVGTYQRVGGTDLLRANVRVICASNRDPAASVADGRLRQDFLHRLLVIPLRVPPLRERGDDVLLLANQFLDTLNAQHGTQKTFSPHMLEAIKAHDWPGNVRELRNVIQRAYIMADTQLDADLLSRNRGPNQAQLRDGSLNFPVGMPLGRAQREFILATLAHHAGDKRLAAETLGVSLKTLYNRLDIYEKDEPEAA, from the coding sequence ATGGCCACTCGTAACACCGCCACACGAAATACCGCGCCACCCGCACTTTCCGCTTTTGCCGACACCAGCGGCATGTCGCCGCAGATGCGCAAACTGGGCAACCAGATCGCGCTGGCCGCGGCCACCGACGCAAGCGTGTTCATTATCGGCGAAAGCGGCGCGGGAAAGGAAATCGTCGCCCGCGCCATCCATGAAGCCAGCGAGCGCCGCGACCAGCCTTTCGTGGCGGTCAATTGCGGGGCGATCAGCGGCTCGCTCGCCCACGCGGAACTGTTCGGCCATGAGAAAGGCAGCTTTACCGGCGCGGTGTCCCAGAACGCCGGCTATTTCGAGTACGCAAGCGGGGGCACGCTGTTCCTGGACGAAGTCACGGAAATGCCGCCCGACATGCAGGTCCACTTCCTGCGCGTACTGGAGGTGGGCACCTATCAGCGCGTGGGCGGCACGGACCTGCTGCGCGCCAACGTGCGCGTCATCTGCGCCAGCAACCGGGATCCCGCGGCGTCGGTCGCCGACGGCAGGCTGCGGCAGGACTTCCTGCATCGCCTGCTGGTGATACCGCTGCGCGTGCCGCCGCTGCGCGAACGCGGCGACGATGTTTTGCTGCTGGCAAACCAGTTCCTGGATACCTTGAACGCGCAGCACGGCACGCAGAAAACCTTTTCCCCGCACATGCTCGAGGCGATCAAGGCGCACGACTGGCCGGGCAACGTCCGTGAATTGCGCAACGTGATCCAGCGCGCCTACATCATGGCCGACACCCAGCTCGATGCCGACCTGCTTTCGCGCAACCGCGGACCCAACCAGGCCCAGCTGCGCGACGGGTCGCTCAACTTCCCCGTGGGGATGCCGTTGGGCCGCGCGCAGCGCGAATTCATCCTGGCCACCCTCGCCCATCACGCGGGCGATAAGCGCCTGGCCGCGGAAACCCTCGGCGTCAGCCTGAAGACCCTGTACAACCGGCTGGACATCTATGAAAAGGATGAGCCCGAGGCCGCTTGA